GCCGGACTTTCAGGGCCCGACCGGCACCTGATAGAGGAACGGAACGACGAAAAAAAGGTAACCCGGCGATCCCCCTCCGAGGTGGAGAGAATACATATATACCATGATGCAGATTACGACCATACGTCCGCCCCCTGAGAGGACATCTATGGAACCAAAGCCTCGCATTGTCCTGATCACATCGCGGTGGTTCAAGAACCAGAACCTCTACTTTACGGCTTTGAAACTGGTGCAGATCCTGAAACCCCTTTCCCGGGACATCACCTGGATCATCACCGAACAGGAGGACAAGAACTACCCTGCAGGCGAGTTCACGCTCCTGAAGATCCCCGACCGGACGGTCGAGAGACCTCTCCTCGTCCGCCTCTGGTATCTCGTCCTCCACCAGATGCGGGTGGTCCGCCAGGTGCTCTGCCTCGGGAAGGACCAGGACATCGTGATCTTCGCATTCGGTGCCGACTACTTTGTCCTCCCGATGCTTGCCGCAAAACTGAAGGGAAAACAGGTGGCCCTCCGTACGGACGGAAGGACCTCCCGCGTCATCGGGAAGTACTGGCAGAAGAAAAACCGTCCCCTGCAGATGCTGTACCAGGGGGTCGAAGCGGTCACCTACGGAATATCCGATGCGATCATCCCGGAAAGCGAGGCCTTCATCGGCCTCTACGACCTCGGGCATTACGAGAAAAAGACCTGGCCGGGCAGTCTGTACGTCGACACGGCGCGTTTTGCCGTCCAGAAGGGGATCTCGGAGAGGGAGTACGACCTCGGGTTTGTCGGACGTTTCTCCCGCGAGAAAGGGATCGTCGAGTTCGTCTCCGCCCTCGGGACCGCGCTGCATGGAGAAGAGTGCCGGGTGGCCCTCATCGGCGACGGCGACCTCAGGGGTGAGGTCGAGGCCATCCTTGCGCGAGATCATATCCAGGCGTCTGTCGACGTCATCGGCTGGATAGACAACGCGGACCTCCCCCAGTACCTGAACACTATCAAAGTCCTTGTCGTGCCGTCGTACAGGGAAGGACTCCCCAACATCGTGCTCGAAGCAATGGCATGCGGGTGCATCGTCCTTGCCACGCCTGTGGGGGGGATACCGGCCCTGGTCAGGGACGGCGTGACCGGGTTCATCTCCGAAGACAACGCGCCTGCAACTCTCTCACGGAATATCAGGCGGGCACTGAGACACCCCGGCAGGGAGGGTGTCGGCAAGAAGGCGCGGGAACTGATCGAGCGGTCCTATACGTATGACGCCGCGGTCAGGCAGTACGGACAGATACTCGCACACATATCGTCATGAGGTCATCATGGAACTCTCTGCACGCGAACGTCTGATAGCCCTCGTCGGGATTCTTCTTCTCTTCGACGGGGCCTTTCTCCTGGACATACCAATCCTGCGCGAGGTGCTGGGAGCAGTGGTCATCGCGGTCATCCCGGGCATGCTGATCCTCTCCATCGTCAGGCCGGGAAAGATCACCCTGCTGGAATACTGTCTCCTTGCCGTCGGGGCGAGCATCGCCTTCCTGATGATCGGCGGACTGCTGTATAACAATCTCCTGATGTATCTCGGAATCCAGAACCCATTTTCCGGACGGTTGCTCCTCGACTTCTACAACCTGGCGATCATCGCCCTCGCCGCGGTCTGGTACATCGCCAATAACGATAGGTCGTTTTCTCTCCCGGATCTGTCGATGAAGGCGGCGGACATGGCGTTCCTCCTGCCGGGTCTGGTCTTCCCGTCACTGAGCGTCCTTGGCATGCACCAGATCAATACGGCCGGGAACAACCTCCTCCTTCTCGGCCTCCTGATCGCCGTCCTCGTCTATATCGCCGCGCTGAGCATCTGCCATGCAAGGGTCTCGCCCTGGCTCATGCCTGCCGCCATCCTGCTCCTGAGCGTCACCCTCATCCTGCCGCTCGCCCTCAGATCGAACTATATCATCGGGACCGACTCGCACTTTGAGTATTTCACCTTTATAACCACGCTGGAGAACGCGCACTGGTCCATCATCGGGAGCGCGCAACTCGACTCGTGCCTCAGCATATCTATCCTGCCGTCGGTCTTCCAGATCTTCACGGGCGTCCCGCCGATGATGCTTTTTAAGGTTCTCTTTGCATTGATATTCTCGATCTCTCCCCTGATCGTCTATAGCATTGCAAAACAGTACCTGGCCAGGGTCTATGCCTTTCTCGCCGCGGCATTTTTCATGATCCAGCCTCAGTTCATGACGGCCGCATCGAACAGCAGGACTGTCCTCGCCCTGCTCTTCTTTATGCTGACCATCATGCTGCTCCTGAACGAGGGGCTGAATCCTGCACGGAAGAAGGCTCTGATCGTCCTCTTCATCGCTGCCGCAATTTTTTCCCACTACTCGACGTCGTTTATCTTCTTTGGAATCCTGGTTTTTGCATGGGTCGGGACCGGCATCCTCTCCCTCAGGTACCCTGTCCGTCCCGCGCCGTCGGTCGATATCCTGGTGATCTTTCTTGCCCTGATGTATGTCTGGTACGCCCTGGTCACGGTCGTTCCGTCGCAGATGTTCCTGGAGTTCATCGACAAGACCATTGAAAACCTGGACCAGTTCCTGACGCCAGGGACGCGCGGCCAGGACGTCCAGAGGTTATTCGGCGCACATGCTCTCGACAAGGGCCTCCCCTATGTTGTCCAGCTGGCACTGTCCTGGGTCAGTATCGGCCTCATCGCGATCGGGTCTCTTGCAGTGGCCCTGGACCTCAGGCGCACGGTCCTTCCGGGCAGGGAGACGGCGGAGTACCTGAAGAAAAAGTTCAGCGGCCTGTTTTTTGTCCTGGTCATCATCGTCACCGGTCTCCTCGGCCTGATGGTCGTCGTGCCCTATGTCTCTGACGGATACGACCTCGCCCGGGTGCTCCCCCTCTCCAACACGATCCTTTCGGTCATGTTCGTGGTCGGGGGGATTGCGATTGCCGAAGCCCTGCGTTTTGTCGTACGGTACCCTGAAGAGAGGGGACGGAGAGAGCAGCACCTGACCCCTTCGCGGGGCGGCGGACGGGACATGCTGCTGAAGATGTCGCTGGCGGTGATCCTTGTCGTCCTGCTCCCGTACTTCCTCTCGGTGACGGGCGTCCTGCACACCCTGTACGGCGACCACCGCGATGTCGTCTTCCATGCGGACGGGCCGCAGTACGACATGAAGTATGTCCATGAAACGGAAGCACAGGGCGCAGTCTGGTTAAAACAGAGGATGGATCCGGAGATGAGAATTTTTGCCGACGGCTTCGGGATATCGCGGCTGATGAGTCTGGGTATGATGCCGCCCTCGTCTCTTGCCTCCTTTGTCCAGTACGGCTGGGTCTCTCGCGAGAGTTATGTCTATCTCAGGCACAAAAACGTGGTGGACGGCAACCTTATCGATTTCGACGGGAAATACCGCGACATGGACGAGTTCGCCCAGCTTTTCCGGCACAAGAGTAAGGTTTACGCCAATGGCGGGGCCACGATCTGGACCGGGTGAATGAAAGGAGGGTTCGAAGGTCGAAGACCGTCTCGAATCCCTCCGGGCGTCCCCGAACTTAGGATCGGACCGGGGAAGACAGAACCGGAAATAAATGGGGAAAATTCCATCCCCTCCAATTCTAATAGTGGGGAGATCGGGGAGCTCTGCCCCCCGGAGAAGAACGCCGATCTGCCGCCGCCATAGATACTCACGGATCCCGGATCCGGGCAATATCCGCCCCCTCTCCCTCCTCCTCGGCGGCACCGGGGGGACCGGGAGAGGGGGCGGCATTACCTGAAGTCATACCGACGGCGAGAGGGCGTTGAGTCCTGCCGGATTTTGTCCTGTTTCGCCCACAGGCCCCGGCATTCCGGGATCGCCGGATCTCCCCGGTACGGCCCCGGATGGGAGGCGCAATGCCCAGATCGGGGGTTGATTCGAGCGTATTTGACCCGGATGCACCTGGCAGAGCAGCACTTGATTGGGAAGAAACAGGGTATCACAGGGAGAGAGATTGCCGTATCCCTGCCTATCCTGATGATGGGGGGTGCGACCGAAGGGAGCTTGAAAAAACCGTAGGTTTTCGAGTGGTGACCATAAGAAGTCGAGAATTCCCGGCAAGCAGGAGGACGGAAATTATCACCGGGCAAAAGTGCGTGCGACCCTGGAGGGAGAGGGGAATTAAAAAAAAGGTTAGGGGCGGATCATTTACGCGTTGCTGATCGCCCATTTCACGGCTGCGTCGAAGAGCGCCCACCCTTCAGGTGTGGTGCTGGCTGCGACCTGGTCGTGGAGGAAGAAACCGACACGGGGTGCGGGTGCCTTCATGCCGACCATATCGGCGCCGGTGTCATAGGCGAAGACCGTCACCTTGTCGGGCTGACCGACAATGGTGGCGACCTTCGTTGCACCTGCAGACGGAAGGCCGTACATCTCCGAACCGGCAGTGCCGGTGACTTTCACCGTGCCTTCGAGGCCTGCCGCGAGCGGGCTTGCCGCATCGGCGATGGCCACCTGCGTCTGGCTTGCAGCCGCAGAGTAGTCGGTGCCGCGGGAGGTGCCGGTCATCCTGAGGTCGTCATAGAGCCAGGCCTCGCAGGAGATCACCGGCACGGCGACGTTTCTGAGCGTCGTGCCGAC
This window of the Methanofollis ethanolicus genome carries:
- a CDS encoding glycosyltransferase family 4 protein, whose protein sequence is MEPKPRIVLITSRWFKNQNLYFTALKLVQILKPLSRDITWIITEQEDKNYPAGEFTLLKIPDRTVERPLLVRLWYLVLHQMRVVRQVLCLGKDQDIVIFAFGADYFVLPMLAAKLKGKQVALRTDGRTSRVIGKYWQKKNRPLQMLYQGVEAVTYGISDAIIPESEAFIGLYDLGHYEKKTWPGSLYVDTARFAVQKGISEREYDLGFVGRFSREKGIVEFVSALGTALHGEECRVALIGDGDLRGEVEAILARDHIQASVDVIGWIDNADLPQYLNTIKVLVVPSYREGLPNIVLEAMACGCIVLATPVGGIPALVRDGVTGFISEDNAPATLSRNIRRALRHPGREGVGKKARELIERSYTYDAAVRQYGQILAHISS
- a CDS encoding DUF2206 domain-containing protein is translated as MELSARERLIALVGILLLFDGAFLLDIPILREVLGAVVIAVIPGMLILSIVRPGKITLLEYCLLAVGASIAFLMIGGLLYNNLLMYLGIQNPFSGRLLLDFYNLAIIALAAVWYIANNDRSFSLPDLSMKAADMAFLLPGLVFPSLSVLGMHQINTAGNNLLLLGLLIAVLVYIAALSICHARVSPWLMPAAILLLSVTLILPLALRSNYIIGTDSHFEYFTFITTLENAHWSIIGSAQLDSCLSISILPSVFQIFTGVPPMMLFKVLFALIFSISPLIVYSIAKQYLARVYAFLAAAFFMIQPQFMTAASNSRTVLALLFFMLTIMLLLNEGLNPARKKALIVLFIAAAIFSHYSTSFIFFGILVFAWVGTGILSLRYPVRPAPSVDILVIFLALMYVWYALVTVVPSQMFLEFIDKTIENLDQFLTPGTRGQDVQRLFGAHALDKGLPYVVQLALSWVSIGLIAIGSLAVALDLRRTVLPGRETAEYLKKKFSGLFFVLVIIVTGLLGLMVVVPYVSDGYDLARVLPLSNTILSVMFVVGGIAIAEALRFVVRYPEERGRREQHLTPSRGGGRDMLLKMSLAVILVVLLPYFLSVTGVLHTLYGDHRDVVFHADGPQYDMKYVHETEAQGAVWLKQRMDPEMRIFADGFGISRLMSLGMMPPSSLASFVQYGWVSRESYVYLRHKNVVDGNLIDFDGKYRDMDEFAQLFRHKSKVYANGGATIWTG